One segment of Streptomyces roseifaciens DNA contains the following:
- a CDS encoding glycosyltransferase has protein sequence MKRRNLFLLGIDVDSMGGSQRVLHTLAQGFAERGHRVELIGIRPSPEPHTFLAAPAYRRTTLYRTPPPPAWRAVSFGERLSPARLRAARAERQERERARERLARRFADVRDGMVVIGSPWAAVWLQAVEWSHLKGIGQYHESFHQACTSENLQLILRHYPALEKAVFLSEPDAAEFRRRRLPNATVLPNPLPFAPTGRASLDTRRVGAVGRLEAVKRLDRLLDAFAAAAAAQPGEWELHLFGDGPLEQELRARADRLGIAGRVHFRGSVRDMAAAYRELSVVALTSEREGRPMALAEASALGVPCVSFDLSGGVRELVRHGRTGTLVPPGEVEAFAAALGELMADGALRERYGCAARQHVSPLQLPAVLDRWEALFEEIDR, from the coding sequence GTGAAGCGGCGCAACCTCTTCCTCCTCGGGATCGACGTCGACTCCATGGGCGGCTCGCAGCGCGTCCTGCACACGCTCGCCCAGGGCTTCGCCGAGCGCGGCCACCGCGTCGAACTCATCGGCATCCGCCCCAGCCCGGAGCCCCACACCTTCCTGGCCGCCCCCGCCTACCGCCGCACCACCCTCTACCGCACCCCGCCCCCGCCCGCCTGGCGCGCCGTCTCCTTCGGCGAGCGGCTGAGCCCCGCGCGGCTGCGGGCGGCGCGCGCCGAGCGGCAGGAGCGGGAGCGGGCGCGGGAGCGGCTGGCCCGCCGTTTCGCCGACGTCCGCGACGGCATGGTCGTCATCGGCTCGCCCTGGGCGGCGGTGTGGCTGCAGGCGGTCGAGTGGTCCCACCTGAAGGGCATCGGGCAGTACCACGAGTCCTTCCACCAGGCGTGCACCTCCGAGAACCTCCAGCTCATCCTGCGCCACTACCCGGCCCTGGAGAAGGCGGTGTTCCTCAGCGAGCCGGACGCCGCCGAGTTCCGGCGCCGCCGGCTGCCCAACGCCACCGTCCTGCCCAACCCCCTGCCCTTCGCCCCCACGGGCCGGGCCTCCCTGGACACCCGGCGCGTCGGCGCGGTCGGCCGACTGGAGGCCGTCAAGCGCCTGGACCGGCTGCTCGACGCCTTCGCCGCGGCCGCCGCCGCACAGCCGGGGGAGTGGGAGCTGCACCTCTTCGGGGACGGCCCGCTGGAGCAGGAGCTGCGCGCCCGGGCCGACCGCCTGGGCATCGCCGGGCGCGTCCACTTCCGCGGCAGCGTGCGGGACATGGCGGCCGCCTACCGCGAGCTCTCCGTCGTCGCCCTCACCAGCGAGCGCGAAGGCCGTCCCATGGCGCTCGCCGAGGCCTCCGCGCTCGGCGTCCCCTGCGTGAGCTTCGACCTGTCGGGCGGCGTCCGCGAGCTGGTCCGCCACGGCCGCACGGGCACGCTCGTGCCTCCCGGCGAGGTGGAGGCCTTCGCCGCCGCGCTCGGGGAGCTCATGGCGGACGGCGCCCTCCGCGAGCGTTACGGCTGCGCCGCGCGTCAGCACGTCTCGCCGCTGCAGTTGCCTGCCGTGCTCGACCGGTGGGAAGCGTTGTTCGAGGAAATCGACCGTTAG
- a CDS encoding carbohydrate ABC transporter permease, whose protein sequence is MSTANAGGDAASGPPRPSGTPSGTPSTSPGPAGPPASPSASPSPKKSRSVAGTRLWVAALFLLPALVLLGALVVYPIGYSVWRSLFDASGDGFVGVDNYHEVFTDDRIRTALKNNIIWVVVAPSVATALGLIFAVLTERVRWGTAFKLVVFMPMAVSMLASGIIFRLVYEQNPDRGVANAVWVGVHDTFSPPAPFPGAHPRDDGLLTESRGAFTTKAVVKAGGATALPLVGAKPADMKGAKDAVPARDVAGKVTGTVWRDFTRGGGGTPGRIDQGEKALEGVTVEAVKDGRTVASATSGADGTFTLPAAADGALLRLPASNFAAPYNGVDWLGPSLVTPAIIGAYIWMWAGFAMVLIAAGLASVPRELLEAARVDGASEWQVFRRVTVPLLAPVLAVVLITLMINVLKIFDLVYIIAPGASLDKANVLALQLYQSSFGTDVNQGVGSAIAVFLLVLVLPVMYVNLRRIRRERRR, encoded by the coding sequence ATGTCGACCGCGAACGCGGGCGGCGACGCGGCCTCCGGGCCGCCCCGCCCCTCCGGCACCCCTTCCGGCACCCCCTCCACGAGCCCGGGGCCCGCGGGTCCCCCGGCGAGCCCCTCGGCGAGCCCCTCGCCGAAGAAGTCCCGGAGCGTGGCGGGCACCCGCCTCTGGGTGGCCGCCCTGTTCCTGCTGCCCGCGCTGGTCCTGCTCGGCGCGCTCGTCGTCTACCCGATCGGCTACTCCGTCTGGCGCAGCCTCTTCGACGCGAGCGGCGACGGCTTCGTGGGCGTGGACAACTACCACGAGGTCTTCACGGACGACCGGATCCGTACGGCCCTGAAGAACAACATCATCTGGGTGGTCGTCGCGCCGTCGGTGGCCACCGCCCTGGGCCTGATCTTCGCGGTGCTCACCGAACGGGTGCGCTGGGGCACGGCGTTCAAGCTCGTCGTCTTCATGCCGATGGCGGTCTCGATGCTGGCCTCGGGCATCATCTTCCGGCTGGTCTACGAGCAGAACCCCGACCGCGGCGTCGCGAACGCGGTGTGGGTGGGCGTCCACGACACCTTCTCGCCGCCCGCGCCCTTCCCGGGCGCGCACCCCAGGGACGACGGGCTGCTGACGGAGAGCCGCGGGGCGTTCACGACCAAGGCGGTGGTGAAGGCGGGCGGTGCGACCGCGCTTCCGCTGGTGGGCGCGAAGCCCGCGGACATGAAGGGCGCGAAGGACGCCGTTCCGGCGCGGGACGTCGCCGGGAAGGTCACCGGGACGGTGTGGCGGGACTTCACGCGCGGCGGCGGGGGCACGCCGGGCAGGATCGACCAGGGCGAGAAGGCCCTGGAGGGCGTGACGGTGGAGGCGGTCAAGGACGGCCGGACGGTCGCCTCGGCCACCTCTGGCGCCGACGGCACCTTCACCCTGCCCGCCGCGGCCGACGGCGCCCTGCTGCGCCTGCCCGCCTCGAACTTCGCCGCGCCCTACAACGGCGTCGACTGGCTGGGCCCCTCGCTCGTCACCCCGGCCATCATCGGGGCGTACATCTGGATGTGGGCGGGCTTCGCCATGGTGCTGATCGCGGCCGGGCTCGCGAGCGTGCCGCGGGAGCTGCTGGAGGCGGCGCGCGTGGACGGCGCGAGCGAGTGGCAGGTCTTCCGGAGGGTGACGGTGCCGCTGCTGGCGCCGGTGCTCGCGGTCGTGCTGATCACGCTGATGATCAACGTGCTGAAGATCTTCGACCTCGTCTACATCATCGCGCCGGGCGCGAGCCTCGACAAGGCGAACGTGCTGGCCCTGCAGCTGTACCAGTCGTCCTTCGGTACGGACGTCAACCAGGGCGTGGGCAGCGCGATCGCGGTCTTCCTGCTCGTGCTCGTCCTGCCGGTGATGTACGTCAACCTCCGGCGGATCCGAAGGGAGCGGCGGCGATGA
- a CDS encoding carbohydrate ABC transporter permease, with the protein MTTLDTAVRARQSLPARIAARLGGGVMRVFLVVVGLFWLTPTVGLLLSSLRDKRDIAASGWWEVFSHPAQLTTESYGNLFGNDTVMESLGTTALITVPATALVILIGAFAGYAFAWLDFPGRDWWFMAVVGLLVVPVQVALIPVAKLFNTLGIFESTPGVVLFHTAFGLPFAVFLLRNFFAEIPRELLEAARLDGASELRLFLRVVLPLGGPAIASLGIFQFLWVWNDMLIALIFADSGHPPVTVALQQQVRQFGDNIDILASGAFLSMAVPLAVFFAFQRQFVSGVMAGAVK; encoded by the coding sequence ATGACCACGCTGGACACGGCCGTACGGGCCAGGCAGTCGCTTCCCGCGCGGATCGCCGCGCGGCTGGGCGGCGGGGTGATGCGGGTCTTCCTCGTCGTGGTCGGGCTGTTCTGGCTGACGCCGACGGTGGGGCTGCTCCTGTCCTCGCTGCGGGACAAGAGAGACATCGCGGCGTCGGGCTGGTGGGAGGTCTTCTCCCACCCGGCGCAGCTGACCACGGAGAGCTACGGCAATCTCTTCGGCAACGACACGGTGATGGAGTCCCTCGGCACCACGGCCCTGATCACCGTGCCGGCGACGGCGCTGGTGATCCTCATCGGCGCTTTCGCCGGATACGCCTTCGCCTGGCTCGACTTCCCGGGCCGGGACTGGTGGTTCATGGCGGTGGTGGGGCTGCTGGTGGTGCCGGTGCAGGTGGCGCTGATCCCCGTGGCCAAGCTCTTCAACACCCTCGGCATCTTCGAGAGCACGCCGGGCGTGGTGCTCTTCCACACCGCGTTCGGGCTGCCCTTCGCCGTCTTCCTGCTGCGGAACTTCTTCGCGGAGATCCCCCGGGAGCTGCTGGAGGCCGCCCGGCTGGACGGGGCAAGCGAACTGCGGCTGTTCCTGCGGGTGGTGCTGCCGCTGGGCGGGCCGGCCATCGCCTCGCTGGGGATCTTCCAGTTCCTGTGGGTGTGGAACGACATGCTGATCGCGCTGATCTTCGCGGACAGCGGGCACCCGCCGGTCACGGTCGCCCTGCAGCAGCAGGTGCGGCAGTTCGGCGACAACATCGACATCCTCGCCTCGGGAGCCTTCCTCTCGATGGCCGTACCGCTCGCGGTCTTCTTCGCCTTCCAGCGGCAGTTCGTGAGCGGGGTGATGGCGGGGGCGGTGAAGTGA
- a CDS encoding glycosyltransferase family 2 protein, with translation MTVNESGTLPSAQVGVIVIGFNDAGHIRDAVRSALAQGPAVAEVIAVDDASTDGTAAILDELADGDPRLRVIHRAANSGGCGTPRNDGVRAATAPYVMFLDSDDTLPEGAVDALLGAALRHRAPVAAGLCVRRELPQRRDTGWQPALYRRAAVHSSPETRPALLRDTLCVNKLYARGFLAEHGIAFPEGRFLYEDFVFTARVMAAAPRVATVTDTVYIWHVRRDAAAPSMSLDRERIANWQARVAAHRRSVDVFLDAGSKPLARAARVKFLDHDLRMYVRELPLRSAGYRHAWWRVTRGYLAGYDEAELSAARPPARWIARVVLAAEAPRDLGRLAQLAARPARLLPPYAEDDAVPVWSADLPGAALDGVLGPEAVPPHHLPVTVDAELRLAARARARLQLRVHDLYGRLATIRPEAAEVELRRRDGGPVLRRAVPLADEGTAWTARVVLPLSVLAGRDRRDGAAPPQTWDVRVRVQCAGGAFRTTVRAVGGGLHRAALPSLRHGVLLARPYATVNGSLALRLASGVRGAWAVARR, from the coding sequence GTGACAGTGAACGAGAGCGGAACCCTGCCCAGCGCGCAGGTCGGCGTCATCGTCATCGGGTTCAACGACGCCGGCCACATCCGCGACGCCGTCCGCTCCGCACTCGCCCAGGGGCCGGCCGTCGCCGAGGTCATCGCCGTCGACGACGCCTCCACCGACGGCACCGCCGCGATCCTCGACGAGCTGGCCGACGGCGACCCGCGCCTGCGCGTCATCCACCGCGCGGCCAACAGCGGCGGCTGCGGCACCCCCCGCAACGACGGCGTACGGGCCGCGACGGCCCCGTACGTGATGTTCCTCGACAGCGACGACACCCTCCCCGAGGGCGCCGTCGACGCCCTCCTCGGCGCCGCCCTGCGCCACCGCGCCCCCGTGGCGGCCGGCCTGTGCGTGCGCCGCGAACTCCCCCAGCGGCGCGACACCGGCTGGCAGCCCGCCCTCTACCGGCGGGCCGCCGTGCACAGCAGCCCCGAGACCCGCCCGGCGCTCCTGCGCGACACCCTGTGCGTCAACAAGCTCTACGCGCGGGGCTTCCTGGCCGAGCACGGCATCGCCTTCCCCGAAGGCCGCTTCCTCTACGAGGACTTCGTCTTCACGGCCCGGGTCATGGCGGCGGCGCCGCGCGTGGCGACCGTCACCGACACCGTCTACATCTGGCACGTGCGGCGCGACGCCGCCGCGCCCTCCATGTCCCTGGACCGCGAGCGCATCGCCAACTGGCAGGCGCGCGTGGCCGCCCACCGGCGCAGCGTCGACGTCTTCCTCGACGCGGGCAGCAAGCCCCTCGCCCGCGCCGCCCGGGTGAAGTTCCTCGACCACGACCTGCGGATGTACGTGCGCGAACTGCCCCTGCGCAGCGCCGGATACCGGCACGCGTGGTGGCGCGTGACCCGCGGCTACCTCGCCGGCTACGACGAGGCCGAGCTGAGCGCCGCCCGGCCGCCGGCCCGCTGGATCGCCCGGGTCGTGCTGGCCGCGGAGGCCCCGCGGGACCTGGGGCGGCTGGCCCAGCTCGCCGCCCGGCCCGCACGGCTGCTGCCGCCGTACGCGGAGGACGACGCCGTCCCCGTCTGGTCGGCGGACCTGCCCGGGGCCGCGCTGGACGGCGTCCTCGGGCCGGAGGCCGTGCCGCCGCACCACCTGCCGGTGACCGTGGACGCCGAACTGCGCCTCGCGGCCCGGGCCCGCGCCCGGCTGCAGCTGCGCGTCCACGACCTCTACGGGCGGCTGGCCACCATCCGTCCCGAGGCCGCGGAGGTCGAGCTGCGCCGCAGGGACGGCGGGCCGGTGCTGCGGCGCGCCGTGCCGCTGGCGGACGAGGGCACGGCGTGGACCGCGCGCGTCGTCCTGCCCCTGTCCGTGCTCGCGGGCCGCGACCGCCGCGACGGCGCGGCCCCGCCGCAGACGTGGGACGTGCGCGTGCGGGTGCAGTGCGCGGGCGGGGCGTTCCGCACGACCGTCCGGGCCGTGGGCGGCGGGCTGCACCGCGCGGCCCTGCCGAGCCTCCGCCACGGCGTCCTGCTGGCCCGGCCCTACGCGACGGTGAACGGCTCGCTCGCGCTGCGCCTGGCGTCGGGCGTGCGCGGCGCGTGGGCGGTGGCGCGGCGCTGA
- a CDS encoding glycosyltransferase family 39 protein: MAVGVTGSAGQAGPAGPAECAEAGREPGGPAGSGAEVPSPGERGSGPSDGPSGAPSGNRRGGLSGGPSDGSPGGLSGGPSGGSSGSPSGGPSARPAPAAAGTPARRPAGLRGLWLIPRQARPDAGPRAAARPRPVRRPTRPTRAAVLAVSVPAAVMLVLGLWGLDRGTMWRDESATFQVARRSLPELWHVLGTIDAVHGLYYALMHAVLAVRPDEIALRLPSVAASAATAALVGALGCRLARPRVGLWAGLLYAVTPFVSHYAQEGRSYALVATGAALATWMLVRAAEHGSYGRWAAYGAVVAGTALLHEFAVLLLAAHAVTLLLSRVPWRTWRRWGCAAAAACLPLIPLVIVSRGQSAQVSWIRTPGRPEAEALVKAFAGPGQPVLGAVLLLAAVALLAPARGRLPASPRRGALGLTAVALPWALVPPVLLYAAAQYQPLFLDRYLLFCLAGIPLLAAAGADRILGLVPWRRTVTAAGAVAVLAAFVAQLPLQERERLPTSRGDELAPVAAAAAQRARPGDAVLFLPLYERRVALAYPRDFTGLRDLTLKRSPAASGTLFGEEVTTAVLRDRLARLPSGSRVWVVGDTNTVGTRWFRAQRGEHAKTTALEEFCREEREAAVFVRGGSVSLYVRR; encoded by the coding sequence GTGGCCGTGGGAGTGACGGGATCGGCGGGGCAGGCGGGACCGGCCGGGCCGGCGGAGTGCGCGGAGGCGGGGCGGGAGCCGGGCGGGCCTGCCGGGAGCGGGGCGGAGGTGCCGTCGCCCGGCGAGCGGGGCAGCGGTCCGTCGGACGGCCCGTCCGGCGCGCCGTCCGGTAATCGGCGCGGTGGCCTCTCCGGCGGCCCGTCCGATGGTTCCCCCGGTGGTCTGTCCGGTGGGCCGTCCGGCGGTTCCTCCGGCAGCCCGTCCGGTGGTCCGTCCGCCCGGCCCGCGCCAGCCGCCGCGGGCACCCCCGCCCGCCGGCCGGCCGGGCTGCGCGGTCTGTGGCTGATTCCCCGTCAGGCACGGCCCGATGCCGGGCCCCGCGCCGCCGCCCGCCCCCGCCCCGTCCGCCGGCCCACCCGCCCCACCCGCGCCGCCGTCCTCGCCGTGTCCGTCCCCGCCGCCGTCATGCTCGTCCTCGGCCTGTGGGGGCTGGACCGCGGGACGATGTGGCGGGACGAGAGCGCCACCTTCCAGGTGGCCCGCCGGTCCCTGCCGGAGCTGTGGCACGTGCTCGGCACGATCGACGCGGTGCACGGCCTGTACTACGCGCTGATGCACGCCGTCCTCGCCGTGCGCCCCGACGAGATCGCGCTGCGGCTGCCGTCCGTCGCCGCGTCCGCCGCCACCGCCGCGCTCGTCGGCGCCCTGGGCTGCCGGCTGGCCCGGCCCCGTGTCGGCCTGTGGGCCGGGCTGCTCTACGCCGTCACCCCGTTCGTCAGCCACTACGCGCAGGAGGGCCGCTCGTACGCCCTCGTCGCCACGGGCGCCGCGCTCGCCACCTGGATGCTGGTCCGTGCGGCCGAGCACGGCTCGTACGGGCGGTGGGCAGCTTATGGCGCGGTGGTCGCCGGCACGGCGCTCCTGCACGAGTTCGCGGTCCTGCTCCTCGCGGCCCACGCCGTGACCCTGCTGCTCTCCCGGGTGCCGTGGAGGACTTGGCGGCGCTGGGGGTGCGCCGCGGCCGCCGCCTGCCTGCCGCTGATACCGCTGGTGATCGTCTCCCGGGGGCAGAGCGCCCAGGTCTCCTGGATCCGCACCCCGGGCCGCCCCGAGGCCGAGGCGCTCGTGAAGGCGTTCGCGGGCCCCGGACAGCCCGTCCTGGGCGCCGTGCTCCTCCTGGCCGCGGTCGCACTCCTCGCCCCCGCGCGCGGGCGGCTGCCGGCGTCGCCGCGCCGCGGGGCCCTCGGCCTCACCGCGGTCGCCCTGCCCTGGGCCCTCGTCCCACCCGTCCTGCTCTACGCCGCCGCCCAGTACCAGCCGCTCTTCCTCGACCGCTATCTGCTGTTCTGCCTGGCCGGCATACCCCTGCTCGCCGCGGCCGGCGCCGACCGGATCCTGGGGCTCGTCCCGTGGCGGCGGACCGTGACGGCGGCCGGTGCCGTGGCCGTCCTGGCCGCCTTCGTGGCACAGCTGCCGCTGCAGGAGCGCGAGCGCCTGCCCACCAGCCGGGGCGACGAGCTGGCCCCGGTCGCCGCGGCGGCCGCGCAGCGGGCGAGGCCGGGGGACGCGGTGCTGTTCCTGCCGCTGTACGAGCGCCGCGTGGCCCTCGCCTATCCGCGTGACTTCACCGGCCTGCGCGATCTCACCCTCAAGCGGTCACCGGCCGCCTCCGGCACGCTCTTCGGCGAGGAGGTCACCACCGCCGTGCTGCGCGACCGGCTGGCCCGGCTGCCGTCCGGGAGCCGGGTGTGGGTGGTGGGGGACACCAACACCGTGGGCACCCGGTGGTTCCGCGCGCAGCGGGGGGAGCACGCGAAGACGACCGCCCTGGAGGAGTTCTGCCGGGAGGAGAGGGAAGCGGCGGTGTTCGTCCGCGGCGGTTCGGTATCGCTGTACGTACGCCGTTAG
- a CDS encoding bifunctional glycosyltransferase/CDP-glycerol:glycerophosphate glycerophosphotransferase — protein MTAAHPAPGPDVSVVVIVHNDADRLPRAVRSVLAQSLRNLEVIIVDDCSTDGTFAAAERLTTADPRVRLIRLPVNSGGCGAPRNAGIDAARAPHLMFLDSDDELPYHACKSLLLTAEETGADLVTGEVTRLFEESGTTGLWYPELFGDVRLVHGIRSAPEFFLDHLSTNKLYRADFLARHGLRFPEDMHYEDQLFTARALTLARTFAVVPWPVYTWRLAADPATLSISSSRHKLRNAVDRIKAARLIDAFLEESGNAALRPAKDEKFLRHDFRLYLGDLPFRDPEWIAGFAAAVTPYLAEIAPEALAAMPREQQICQFLLCAGRYEEAAECARTLDRPRLAPRHVVREAGRTYWGLSLPLNAEEAAGLDITAWRLDDQPFTAGPLRHEVAEVAPDGPLLRIRLRTYDPALLLTAPSPVGTELRIATTGEPLTVPFAYDPAAPGEDGRFAYRTAEAVLDLRRIPVGPKGFRGRRHPVVVLERLGLTRTDPLLAPAGLAPLQARIPQRGPLAAHTVRVACEGHGAGRLELSWERAGALGRAEAAAGRLQPVRRSVQRLTRRVTGPRIKALTYHELQKLPVDEGLVVFEALEGRGYADSPRAIHEELQRRELPLHAVWSYSGNRSSYPEGLPLVRRGSWEYVHALARARYWVDSHGFPTLYGKRPATRYLQTWHGQAFKHMGFDVPELRLAGPERRQRHRETIARWDALIAPSEEFERTFVRANGYTGELLRTGLPRNDDLVRWDDPGRRERAAATRERLQIPDGRRVLLYAPTFRDGARGSGESVRADLAELVRYLGEEWTIVVRPHYYERYTVPRELGHAVRDGRDFADLNDLLLASDALLTDYSSLMFDYANLGRPILFFTDDYEHYRATARGTYYDLPDIAPGPMLTTTDQLIAALRDLKAVQEEWAGAYARFRERFNPYETGKSSETVVDLFFARVLAGGEAR, from the coding sequence GTGACCGCCGCACATCCCGCCCCCGGCCCCGATGTCAGCGTCGTCGTGATCGTCCACAACGACGCCGACCGCCTGCCGCGCGCCGTGCGGTCGGTCCTCGCCCAGTCCCTGCGCAACCTCGAAGTGATCATCGTCGACGACTGCTCGACGGACGGTACCTTCGCGGCCGCCGAGCGCCTCACCACCGCCGATCCCCGCGTGCGGCTCATCCGGCTGCCCGTCAACAGCGGCGGCTGCGGCGCCCCGCGCAACGCCGGGATCGACGCGGCCCGCGCCCCCCACCTCATGTTCCTCGACAGCGACGACGAACTGCCGTACCACGCCTGCAAGTCCCTGCTGCTCACCGCCGAGGAGACCGGCGCCGACCTCGTCACCGGCGAGGTCACCCGCCTCTTCGAGGAGTCCGGCACCACCGGCCTGTGGTACCCCGAGCTCTTCGGGGACGTGCGCCTGGTCCACGGCATCCGCTCCGCCCCCGAGTTCTTTCTCGACCACCTCTCCACCAACAAGCTCTACCGCGCGGACTTCCTCGCCCGCCACGGCCTCCGCTTCCCGGAGGACATGCACTACGAGGACCAGCTCTTCACCGCCCGCGCCCTCACCCTCGCCCGCACCTTCGCCGTCGTCCCCTGGCCCGTCTACACCTGGCGGCTCGCCGCCGACCCCGCCACGCTCTCCATCTCCTCCAGCCGCCACAAGCTGCGCAACGCCGTCGACCGCATCAAGGCCGCCCGGCTCATCGATGCCTTCCTGGAGGAGTCCGGCAACGCCGCCCTGCGGCCCGCGAAGGACGAGAAGTTCCTCCGCCACGACTTCCGCCTCTACCTCGGCGACCTCCCCTTCCGCGACCCCGAGTGGATCGCCGGCTTCGCCGCCGCCGTCACCCCCTACCTCGCGGAGATCGCCCCCGAGGCCCTCGCCGCCATGCCCCGCGAACAGCAGATCTGTCAGTTCCTGCTGTGCGCCGGGCGGTACGAGGAGGCCGCCGAGTGCGCCCGCACCCTCGACCGGCCCCGGCTCGCCCCCCGCCACGTCGTCCGCGAAGCCGGCCGCACGTACTGGGGCCTGTCCCTGCCGCTGAACGCCGAGGAGGCCGCCGGCCTCGACATCACCGCCTGGCGCCTGGACGACCAGCCCTTCACCGCCGGCCCCCTGCGCCACGAAGTGGCCGAAGTCGCCCCCGACGGGCCCCTCCTGCGGATCCGGCTGCGCACCTACGACCCCGCCCTGCTGCTCACCGCACCGAGCCCGGTCGGCACCGAGCTGCGCATCGCCACCACCGGCGAGCCGCTGACCGTGCCCTTCGCGTACGACCCCGCCGCGCCCGGCGAGGACGGCCGCTTCGCCTACCGCACCGCCGAGGCCGTTCTCGACCTGCGCCGCATCCCCGTCGGCCCCAAGGGCTTCCGCGGCCGCAGACACCCCGTCGTCGTCCTCGAACGCCTCGGCCTCACCCGCACCGACCCCCTGCTGGCCCCCGCGGGCCTCGCCCCGCTGCAGGCGAGGATCCCCCAGCGCGGCCCGCTCGCCGCCCACACCGTGCGCGTGGCCTGCGAGGGGCACGGCGCCGGCCGGCTGGAGCTGTCCTGGGAGCGCGCCGGCGCCCTCGGCCGGGCGGAGGCCGCGGCCGGTCGGCTGCAGCCCGTCCGGCGCAGCGTCCAGCGGCTCACCCGCCGCGTCACGGGCCCCCGCATCAAGGCCCTCACCTACCACGAGCTGCAGAAACTGCCCGTGGACGAGGGCCTCGTCGTCTTCGAGGCCCTGGAGGGCCGCGGCTACGCGGACAGCCCCCGAGCCATCCACGAGGAGCTGCAGCGGCGCGAGCTTCCCCTGCACGCCGTCTGGTCCTACTCCGGCAACCGCTCCTCCTACCCCGAGGGGCTCCCGCTGGTCCGCCGCGGCAGCTGGGAGTACGTCCACGCCCTCGCCCGCGCCCGCTACTGGGTGGACTCCCACGGCTTCCCCACGCTCTACGGCAAGCGCCCCGCCACCCGCTATCTGCAGACCTGGCACGGACAGGCCTTCAAGCACATGGGTTTCGACGTGCCCGAGCTGCGGCTGGCCGGCCCCGAGCGGCGGCAGCGCCACCGCGAGACGATCGCCCGCTGGGACGCCCTCATCGCCCCCAGCGAGGAGTTCGAGCGCACGTTCGTCCGCGCCAACGGCTACACGGGCGAGCTCCTGCGCACCGGCCTGCCCCGCAACGACGACCTCGTCCGCTGGGACGACCCCGGCCGCCGCGAGCGCGCCGCCGCCACCCGCGAGCGCCTGCAGATCCCCGACGGCCGCCGCGTCCTGCTCTACGCCCCCACCTTCCGCGACGGCGCGCGCGGCAGCGGCGAGTCCGTCCGGGCCGACCTGGCCGAGCTCGTGCGCTACCTCGGCGAGGAGTGGACGATCGTCGTCCGGCCGCACTACTACGAGCGGTACACCGTCCCCCGCGAGCTCGGCCACGCCGTGCGCGACGGACGCGACTTCGCCGACCTCAACGACCTCCTGCTCGCCTCCGACGCCCTCCTCACGGACTACTCGTCCCTGATGTTCGACTACGCCAACCTCGGCCGCCCCATCCTCTTCTTCACCGACGACTACGAGCACTACCGCGCCACCGCCCGCGGCACCTACTACGACCTGCCCGACATCGCGCCCGGCCCGATGCTCACCACGACCGACCAGCTCATCGCCGCCCTGCGGGACCTGAAGGCGGTGCAGGAGGAGTGGGCCGGGGCCTACGCCCGCTTCCGGGAGCGGTTCAACCCCTACGAGACGGGCAAGTCGAGCGAGACCGTGGTGGACCTGTTCTTCGCACGGGTCCTCGCAGGGGGCGAGGCCCGGTGA